The following are encoded in a window of Ralstonia insidiosa genomic DNA:
- the merR gene encoding Hg(II)-responsive transcriptional regulator: MENTLENLTIGVFAKAAGVNVETIRFYQRKGLLPEPDKPYGSIRRYGEADVTRVRFVKSAQRLGFSLDEIAELLRLDDGTHCEEASSVAEHKLKDVREKMADLARMETVLSELVCACHARKGNVSCPLIASLQGGASLAGAATP, translated from the coding sequence ATGGAAAATACTTTGGAGAACCTAACCATTGGCGTTTTTGCCAAGGCGGCCGGCGTCAATGTGGAGACGATCCGGTTCTATCAGCGCAAGGGCTTGCTGCCCGAGCCGGACAAGCCTTACGGCAGCATCCGCCGCTATGGGGAGGCGGATGTAACGCGGGTGCGGTTCGTGAAATCCGCTCAGCGGTTGGGCTTCAGCCTGGATGAAATCGCCGAGCTGCTGCGGCTCGACGATGGCACCCACTGCGAGGAAGCCAGCAGCGTGGCCGAGCACAAGCTCAAGGACGTGCGCGAGAAGATGGCCGACTTGGCGCGCATGGAAACCGTGCTGTCTGAACTCGTGTGCGCCTGCCATGCACGAAAGGGGAATGTTTCCTGCCCGTTGATCGCGTCACTACAGGGCGGGGCAAGCCTGGCAGGGGCGGCGACGCCTTAG
- the merT gene encoding mercuric ion transporter MerT translates to MSESQNGRGALFAGGLAAILASACCLGPLVLIALGFSGAWIGNLTVLEPYRPIFIGAALVALFFAWRRIYRPAQACRPGEVCAIPQVRATYKLIFWVVAVLVLVALGFPYVMPFFY, encoded by the coding sequence ATGTCTGAATCGCAAAACGGGCGCGGTGCGCTCTTCGCCGGCGGGCTGGCCGCCATCCTCGCCTCCGCTTGCTGCCTCGGGCCGCTGGTTCTGATCGCCTTGGGCTTCAGCGGGGCTTGGATCGGCAACCTGACCGTGCTGGAGCCGTATCGCCCGATTTTCATCGGCGCAGCGCTGGTGGCGTTGTTCTTCGCCTGGCGGCGCATCTACCGCCCTGCGCAAGCCTGTAGGCCGGGTGAGGTCTGCGCGATTCCCCAAGTGCGAGCGACCTACAAGCTCATTTTCTGGGTCGTGGCCGTACTGGTTCTGGTCGCGCTCGGATTTCCCTATGTCATGCCATTTTTCTACTGA
- the merP gene encoding mercury resistance system periplasmic binding protein MerP: protein MKKLFASLALAAVVAPVWAATQPVTLSVPGMTCSACPITVKKAISKVDGVSKVAVTFETREAVVTFDDAKTSVQKLTKATGDAGYPSSVKQ, encoded by the coding sequence ATGAAGAAACTGTTTGCCTCCCTCGCCCTCGCCGCCGTTGTTGCCCCCGTGTGGGCCGCTACCCAGCCCGTCACGCTGTCCGTACCGGGCATGACGTGCTCGGCCTGTCCGATCACCGTCAAGAAGGCGATTTCCAAGGTCGATGGCGTCAGTAAAGTTGCCGTGACCTTCGAGACCCGCGAAGCGGTGGTCACCTTCGATGATGCCAAGACCAGTGTGCAGAAGCTGACCAAGGCAACCGGGGACGCGGGCTATCCCTCCAGCGTCAAGCAGTGA
- the merC gene encoding organomercurial transporter MerC, whose protein sequence is MGLITRIADKAGALGSVVSAMGCAACFPAIASLGAAIGLGFLQEYEGLFIFTLLPLFAVVALLANALGWLSHRQWHRSLLGMIGPAIVFAGTVWLLGNWWTARLVYTGLALMIGVSIWDLVSPANRRCGPDGCELPAKHG, encoded by the coding sequence ATGGGACTGATCACACGCATTGCCGACAAGGCCGGCGCGCTTGGCAGTGTGGTTTCCGCGATGGGCTGCGCCGCCTGTTTTCCGGCCATCGCCAGCTTGGGCGCGGCCATCGGGCTGGGCTTTCTACAGGAATACGAAGGCTTGTTCATTTTCACGCTGCTGCCGCTGTTCGCCGTCGTCGCTTTGCTGGCGAATGCACTGGGCTGGCTCAGTCATCGGCAATGGCACCGCAGCCTGCTCGGCATGATCGGGCCAGCCATCGTGTTCGCCGGAACCGTCTGGTTGCTTGGCAACTGGTGGACAGCGCGCCTCGTATACACCGGCCTGGCCCTGATGATCGGCGTGTCGATCTGGGACTTGGTTTCACCGGCAAATCGCCGCTGCGGGCCGGATGGCTGCGAACTCCCAGCAAAACACGGCTGA
- the merA gene encoding mercury(II) reductase gives MTTLKITGMTCDSCAVHVKEALEKVPGVQSANVSYTKGSAKLAVETGTSPDALTAAVAGLGYRATLADALVPPVGGGLLVKMREWLGSGDKAGDDGGGLHIAVIGSGGAAMAAALKAVEQGAHVTLIERGTIGGTCVNIGCVPSKIMIRAAHIAHLRRESPFDGGMPPTPPTILRERLLAQQQARVDELRHAKYEGILDDNPAISVLHGEARFKDAHSLTVQLNGGGERVLAFDRCLIATGASPAVPPIPGLKDTPYWTSTEALVSDTIPERLAVIGSSVVALELAQAFARLGSKVTILARSTLFFREDPAIGEAITAAFRAEGIEVLEHTQASQVAHEGGEFVLTTAHGELRADKLLVATGRSPNTRSLALDAAGVALNLQGAIVIDVGMRTSTPDIYAAGDCTDQPQFVYVAAAAGTRAAINMTGGDAALNLAAMPAVVFTDPQVATVGYSEAEAQHDGIETDSRTLTLDNVPRALANFDTRGFIKLVVEEGSGRLIGVQAVAPEAGELIQTAALAIRNRMTVQELADQLFPYLTMVEGLKLAAQTFNKDVKQLSCCAG, from the coding sequence ATGACCACCCTCAAAATCACCGGCATGACTTGCGACTCGTGCGCAGTGCATGTCAAGGAAGCCCTGGAGAAAGTGCCAGGCGTGCAGTCGGCGAATGTCTCATATACCAAGGGCAGCGCCAAGCTCGCCGTCGAGACCGGCACATCGCCGGACGCGTTGACTGCCGCCGTGGCCGGACTCGGTTATCGGGCCACGCTCGCCGACGCGCTCGTGCCTCCGGTGGGCGGCGGCTTGCTCGTCAAGATGCGCGAATGGCTAGGTAGCGGCGACAAGGCTGGTGATGATGGTGGCGGATTGCATATTGCCGTTATCGGCAGCGGCGGCGCGGCGATGGCGGCGGCGCTGAAGGCCGTCGAGCAAGGCGCGCACGTCACCCTGATCGAGCGCGGCACTATTGGCGGCACCTGCGTCAATATCGGCTGCGTGCCGTCCAAGATCATGATCCGCGCTGCTCACATCGCCCACTTGCGTCGAGAAAGCCCGTTCGATGGCGGCATGCCGCCCACACCGCCGACGATCTTGCGCGAGCGGCTGCTGGCCCAGCAGCAGGCGCGCGTCGATGAACTGCGCCACGCCAAATACGAAGGCATCCTGGATGACAATCCCGCCATCTCCGTGCTGCACGGCGAAGCCCGTTTCAAGGACGCGCACAGCCTGACCGTGCAACTCAACGGTGGTGGCGAACGTGTGCTGGCGTTCGACCGTTGCCTGATTGCCACCGGCGCGAGTCCGGCCGTGCCGCCGATTCCCGGCCTGAAGGACACGCCGTACTGGACTTCCACCGAAGCACTGGTCAGCGACACCATTCCTGAGCGGCTGGCCGTGATTGGTTCGTCGGTGGTAGCGCTGGAACTGGCGCAGGCGTTCGCCCGACTGGGCAGCAAAGTAACGATTCTTGCACGCAGCACCCTGTTCTTCCGCGAAGACCCGGCCATCGGTGAGGCAATCACGGCGGCGTTCCGCGCCGAAGGGATCGAGGTGCTGGAGCACACCCAGGCCAGCCAGGTCGCGCACGAGGGCGGCGAATTCGTGCTCACCACGGCGCACGGCGAGCTGCGCGCCGACAAACTGCTGGTCGCCACCGGTCGCTCGCCCAACACGCGCAGCCTGGCACTGGACGCGGCAGGTGTCGCGCTCAACCTGCAAGGCGCTATCGTCATCGACGTCGGCATGCGGACCAGCACGCCGGACATCTACGCGGCCGGCGACTGCACCGACCAGCCTCAGTTCGTCTATGTGGCGGCAGCGGCCGGCACCCGTGCGGCGATCAACATGACGGGCGGTGACGCGGCGCTTAACCTTGCCGCCATGCCTGCCGTGGTGTTCACCGATCCGCAAGTCGCCACCGTGGGCTACAGCGAGGCAGAGGCCCAGCACGACGGGATCGAGACCGACAGTCGCACCTTGACCTTGGACAACGTGCCGCGCGCACTCGCCAACTTCGACACACGCGGCTTCATCAAGCTGGTCGTTGAAGAAGGCAGCGGACGACTGATCGGCGTGCAGGCGGTCGCGCCGGAAGCGGGCGAGCTGATCCAGACCGCTGCGCTGGCGATTCGCAACCGCATGACGGTGCAGGAACTGGCCGACCAGTTGTTTCCCTACCTGACGATGGTCGAGGGCTTGAAGCTCGCGGCGCAGACCTTCAACAAGGATGTGAAGCAGCTTTCCTGCTGCGCCGGGTGA
- the merD gene encoding mercury resistance co-regulator MerD produces the protein MNAYTVSRLALDAGVSVHIVRDYLLRGLLRPVACTPGGYGLFDEAALQRLCFVRSAFEAGIGLDALARLFRALDAADGGEAATQLAVLRQFVERRREALADLEAQLATLPTEPAQHAESLP, from the coding sequence ATGAACGCCTACACGGTGTCCCGGCTGGCCCTTGATGCCGGGGTGAGCGTGCATATCGTGCGCGACTACCTGCTGCGCGGACTGCTGCGGCCGGTGGCGTGCACGCCAGGCGGCTACGGCCTGTTCGACGAGGCTGCCTTGCAGCGGCTGTGCTTCGTGCGGTCCGCCTTCGAAGCGGGCATCGGCCTCGATGCGCTGGCGCGGCTGTTCCGGGCGCTGGATGCAGCGGACGGTGGCGAAGCGGCCACGCAGCTTGCCGTGCTGCGCCAGTTCGTCGAACGCCGGCGCGAAGCGTTGGCCGATCTGGAAGCGCAGTTGGCCACCCTGCCGACCGAGCCGGCACAGCACGCGGAGAGTCTGCCATGA
- the merE gene encoding broad-spectrum mercury transporter MerE: MNGPERLPTKTRKPFTGYLWGALAVLTCPCHLPILAVVLAGTTAGAFIGEHWGIAALTLTGLFVLSVTRLLRAFRGGS; the protein is encoded by the coding sequence ATGAACGGCCCGGAACGCCTGCCGACCAAGACACGCAAGCCGTTCACCGGCTACCTGTGGGGCGCGCTGGCCGTGCTCACCTGTCCCTGCCATTTGCCGATTCTCGCCGTTGTGCTGGCCGGAACGACCGCCGGCGCATTCATCGGGGAGCATTGGGGTATTGCAGCCCTCACGCTGACCGGCTTGTTCGTGCTGTCCGTGACGCGGCTACTGCGGGCCTTCCGGGGCGGATCATGA
- a CDS encoding DUF3330 domain-containing protein: MTTSHPAGWTATELAQAVVRGQLELHYQPIVDLRSDQIVGAEALLRWRHPTLGLLPPGQFLPVVESSGLMPEIGAWVLGAACRQMREWRKLAWQPFRLAVNVSASQVRPGFDGWVKDMLADAELPAESLEIELTESVAFGNPAIFPALEALRQIGVRFAADDFGTGYSCLQHLKCCPITTLKIDQSFVAGLVADHRDRTIVRSVIQLAHGLGMDVVAEGVETPTSLALLRQAECDTGQGFLFAKPMPAAAFAAFVSQWRGATMNANDPTATSCCVCCKEIPLDAAFTPEGVEYVEHFCGLECYQRFQARAKAENETGADPNTCGSLPSDSGIP, from the coding sequence ATGACGACCTCGCACCCCGCCGGATGGACGGCGACCGAGTTGGCGCAGGCGGTTGTGCGCGGGCAACTTGAGCTGCATTACCAGCCGATAGTCGATCTGCGCAGTGACCAGATTGTCGGTGCGGAAGCCCTGTTGCGCTGGCGTCATCCGACGCTCGGGCTGCTGCCGCCCGGCCAGTTCCTGCCTGTGGTCGAATCGTCCGGCCTGATGCCGGAAATCGGTGCCTGGGTGCTGGGCGCAGCCTGCCGCCAGATGCGCGAGTGGCGGAAGCTGGCGTGGCAACCGTTCCGGCTGGCCGTCAATGTTTCGGCGAGCCAAGTGAGACCGGGTTTCGACGGGTGGGTAAAGGACATGCTGGCTGATGCCGAGTTGCCCGCCGAGTCTCTTGAAATCGAGCTGACCGAATCGGTCGCATTCGGTAATCCGGCGATCTTCCCCGCCCTGGAAGCCTTGCGACAGATCGGTGTGCGCTTCGCCGCCGATGACTTCGGCACCGGCTATTCCTGCCTGCAACACCTGAAGTGCTGCCCGATTACTACGCTCAAGATCGACCAGTCCTTCGTCGCCGGACTCGTCGCCGATCACCGCGACCGAACCATCGTGCGCTCCGTGATTCAGCTTGCGCACGGGCTGGGCATGGACGTGGTGGCCGAGGGCGTGGAAACGCCGACCAGTCTCGCACTGTTGCGGCAAGCGGAGTGCGATACGGGACAAGGCTTCCTGTTCGCCAAGCCAATGCCGGCGGCGGCATTCGCCGCCTTTGTCAGTCAATGGAGGGGTGCCACCATGAATGCAAATGATCCGACTGCCACCAGTTGCTGCGTGTGCTGCAAGGAAATCCCGCTCGATGCCGCCTTTACCCCGGAAGGCGTGGAGTATGTCGAGCACTTCTGCGGGCTGGAGTGCTATCAGCGCTTCCAGGCGCGGGCCAAGGCAGAGAACGAAACCGGTGCTGATCCGAACACCTGCGGCTCGCTGCCGTCAGACTCAGGCATACCCTAA
- a CDS encoding recombinase family protein: MHGQRIGYVRVSTFDQNPERQLEQIPVDKVFTDKASGKDTRRPELERLLAFVREGDTVVVHSMDRLARNLDDLRRLVQSLTRRGVRIEFVKEHLTFTGEDSPMANLMLSVMGAFAEFERALIRERQREGIALAKQRGAYRGRKKSLSSERIAELRQRVEAGEQKTKLAREFGISRETLYQYLRTDQ; this comes from the coding sequence TTGCACGGTCAGCGCATCGGTTACGTCCGCGTCAGCACCTTCGACCAGAACCCGGAACGGCAACTGGAACAGATTCCGGTGGACAAGGTGTTCACCGACAAGGCGTCGGGCAAGGATACCCGGCGGCCCGAACTGGAACGGCTGCTCGCCTTCGTGCGCGAAGGCGACACGGTGGTGGTGCACAGCATGGATCGTCTGGCACGCAACCTCGACGACCTGCGCCGCCTGGTGCAGAGCCTCACCCGGCGCGGCGTGCGCATCGAATTCGTGAAAGAGCATTTGACCTTCACCGGCGAGGACTCGCCGATGGCGAACCTGATGCTCTCGGTGATGGGCGCGTTCGCCGAGTTCGAGCGCGCTCTGATCCGCGAGCGTCAGCGCGAGGGTATTGCGCTCGCCAAGCAACGCGGAGCTTACCGTGGCAGGAAGAAATCCCTGTCGTCTGAGCGTATTGCCGAACTGCGCCAACGTGTCGAGGCTGGCGAGCAAAAGACCAAGCTGGCTCGTGAATTCGGAATCAGTCGCGAAACCCTGTATCAATACTTGAGAACGGATCAGTAA
- a CDS encoding Tn3 family transposase has product MPRRSILSAAERENLLALPDSKDDLIRHYTFSDTDLSIIRQRRGPANRLGFAVQLCYLRFPGVILGVDEPPFPPLLKLVAEQLKVGVESWDEYGQREQTRREHLVELQTVFDFRPFTMSHYRQAVQMLTELAMQTDKGIVLASALIEHLRRQSVILPALNAVERASAEAITRANRRIYDALAEPLADVHRRRLDDLLKRRDNGKATWLAWLRQSPAKPNSRHMLEHIERLKAWQALDLPSGIERLVHQNRLLKIAREGGQMTPADLAKFEPQRRYATLVALAIEGMATVTDEIIDLHDRILGKLFNAAKNKHQQQFQASGKAINAKVRLYGRIGQALIDAKQLGRDPFAAIEAVMSWDAFAESVTEAQKLAQPEDFDFLHRVGESYATLRRYAPEFLAVLKLRAAPAAKDVFDAIEVLRNMNSDNARKVPADAPTGFIKPRWQKLVMTDTGIDRRYYELCALSELKNSLRSGDIWVQGSRQFKDFEDYLVPPAKFARLKQSSELPLAVATDCDQYLHERLTLLETQLAIVNRMAAANNLPDAIITESGLKITPLDAAVPDTAQALIDQTAMILPHVKITELLLEVDEWTGFTRHFAHLKSGDLAKDKNLLLTTILADAINLGLTKMAESCPGMTYAKLAWLQAWHVRDETYGAALAELVNAQFRHPFAEHWGDGTTSSSDGQNFRTGSKAESTGHINPKYGSSPGRTFYTHISDQYAPFHTKVVNVGVRDSTYVLDGLLYHESDLRIEEHYTDTAGFTDHVFALMHLLGFRFAPRIRDLGDTKLYIPKGETAYDALKPMIGGTLNIKHVRAHWDEILRLATSIKQGTVTASLMLRKLGSYPRQNGLAVALRELGRIERTLFILDWLQSVELRRRVHAGLNKGEARNALARAVFFNRLGEIRDRSFEQQRYRASGLNLVTAAIVLWNTVYLERAANALRGHGKPVDDSLLQYLSPLGWEHINLTGDYLWRSNAKIGAGKFRPLRPLHPA; this is encoded by the coding sequence ATGCCACGTCGTTCAATCCTGTCCGCCGCCGAGCGGGAAAACCTGCTGGCGTTGCCGGACTCCAAGGACGACCTGATCCGACATTACACATTCAGCGATACCGACCTCTCGATCATCCGACAGCGGCGCGGGCCAGCCAATCGGCTGGGCTTCGCGGTGCAGCTCTGCTACCTGCGCTTTCCAGGCGTCATCCTGGGCGTCGATGAACCGCCGTTCCCGCCCTTGTTGAAGCTGGTCGCCGAGCAGCTCAAGGTCGGCGTCGAAAGCTGGGACGAGTACGGCCAGCGGGAGCAGACCCGGCGCGAGCACCTGGTCGAGCTGCAAACCGTGTTCGATTTCCGGCCCTTCACCATGAGCCATTACCGGCAGGCCGTCCAGATGCTGACCGAGCTGGCGATGCAAACCGACAAGGGCATCGTGCTGGCCAGCGCCTTGATCGAGCACCTGCGGCGGCAGTCGGTCATTCTGCCCGCGCTCAACGCCGTCGAGCGGGCGAGTGCCGAGGCGATCACCCGCGCCAACCGGCGCATCTACGACGCCTTGGCCGAACCATTGGCGGACGTGCATCGCCGTCGCCTTGATGACTTGCTCAAGCGCCGGGACAACGGCAAGGCGACCTGGTTGGCCTGGCTGCGCCAGTCACCGGCCAAGCCGAATTCGCGCCACATGCTGGAGCACATCGAACGCCTCAAGGCGTGGCAGGCACTCGACCTGCCTTCCGGCATCGAGCGGCTGGTTCACCAGAACCGCCTGCTCAAGATCGCCCGCGAAGGCGGCCAGATGACACCCGCTGACCTGGCCAAGTTCGAGCCGCAGCGGCGTTACGCCACCCTCGTTGCGCTGGCCATCGAGGGCATGGCCACCGTCACCGACGAAATTATCGACCTGCATGACCGTATCCTGGGCAAGCTGTTCAACGCCGCCAAGAACAAGCATCAGCAGCAGTTCCAGGCATCGGGCAAAGCCATCAATGCCAAGGTGCGCCTGTACGGGCGCATCGGCCAGGCGCTGATCGACGCCAAGCAATTGGGCCGCGACCCGTTCGCTGCCATCGAGGCCGTCATGTCCTGGGACGCCTTCGCCGAGAGCGTCACCGAGGCGCAGAAACTCGCACAGCCCGAGGACTTCGATTTCCTGCACCGCGTCGGCGAAAGCTACGCCACGCTGCGCCGCTACGCGCCGGAATTCCTTGCCGTGCTCAAGCTGCGGGCCGCGCCCGCCGCCAAGGACGTGTTCGACGCCATCGAAGTGCTGCGCAACATGAACAGCGACAACGCCCGCAAGGTGCCCGCCGATGCGCCGACCGGCTTCATCAAGCCGCGCTGGCAGAAGCTGGTGATGACCGACACCGGAATCGACCGGCGCTACTATGAACTGTGCGCGCTGTCCGAGTTGAAGAACTCCCTGCGCTCGGGCGACATCTGGGTGCAAGGGTCACGCCAGTTCAAGGACTTCGAGGATTACCTGGTGCCACCGGCGAAGTTCGCCAGGCTCAAACAGTCCAGCGAGTTGCCGCTGGCCGTGGCCACCGATTGCGACCAGTACCTGCACGAGCGGCTGACGCTGCTGGAAACGCAGCTTGCCATCGTCAACCGCATGGCGGCGGCAAACAACCTGCCTGATGCCATCATCACCGAGTCGGGCCTGAAGATCACGCCGCTGGATGCGGCGGTACCCGACACTGCGCAGGCGTTGATCGACCAGACGGCCATGATCCTGCCGCACGTCAAGATCACCGAACTGCTGCTGGAAGTGGACGAGTGGACAGGCTTTACCCGTCACTTCGCGCACCTGAAATCGGGCGACCTGGCCAAGGACAAGAACCTGTTGCTGACCACGATCCTGGCCGACGCGATCAACCTGGGCCTGACCAAGATGGCCGAGTCGTGCCCTGGCATGACCTACGCTAAGCTGGCGTGGCTGCAAGCCTGGCACGTCCGTGACGAAACCTATGGGGCGGCGCTGGCCGAGCTGGTCAACGCGCAGTTCCGGCATCCCTTCGCCGAGCACTGGGGCGACGGCACCACGTCATCGTCGGACGGCCAAAACTTCCGCACTGGCAGCAAGGCCGAGAGCACCGGCCACATCAACCCGAAATACGGCAGCAGCCCAGGACGGACGTTCTACACCCACATCTCCGACCAGTACGCGCCGTTCCACACGAAGGTCGTGAACGTCGGCGTGCGCGACTCGACCTACGTGCTCGACGGCCTGCTGTACCACGAGTCCGATCTGCGCATCGAGGAGCACTACACCGACACGGCGGGCTTCACCGATCACGTCTTCGCGCTGATGCACCTACTAGGCTTCCGCTTCGCGCCGCGCATCCGCGACCTGGGCGACACCAAGCTCTATATTCCCAAGGGTGAAACCGCCTATGACGCGCTCAAGCCGATGATCGGCGGCACGCTCAATATCAAGCACGTCCGCGCCCATTGGGATGAAATCCTCCGGCTGGCCACGTCGATCAAGCAAGGCACGGTGACGGCCTCGCTGATGCTCAGGAAACTCGGCAGCTACCCGCGCCAGAACGGCTTGGCCGTCGCCCTGCGCGAGTTGGGCCGCATCGAACGCACGCTGTTCATTCTGGACTGGCTGCAAAGCGTCGAGCTACGCCGCCGCGTCCATGCTGGGCTGAACAAGGGGGAAGCCCGCAACGCGTTAGCCCGCGCCGTGTTCTTCAACCGCCTGGGCGAAATCCGCGACCGCAGCTTCGAGCAGCAGCGCTACAGAGCCAGCGGCCTCAACCTGGTGACGGCGGCCATCGTGCTCTGGAATACGGTTTATCTGGAACGGGCCGCGAATGCCCTGCGTGGCCACGGCAAGCCCGTTGATGACTCTCTATTGCAGTATCTGTCGCCGCTGGGTTGGGAGCACATCAACCTGACTGGCGATTACCTCTGGCGCAGCAACGCCAAGATCGGCGCGGGCAAGTTCAGGCCGCTACGGCCACTGCATCCGGCTTAG
- a CDS encoding replication initiator protein A translates to MVLEAIHDWPVKDDVSSMEYPIFSLSKNRDTRIRVYSRAGRSIRIIPSAVGAATVFDKDILIYCISQIVRGHDAGIKVSRRVRVDVYPFLLGTRRSTGGAAYERVVDMCRRLKGTTIETNVKTNEKEQLEGFGLIEDYRVTTWTKNGKGALELELTISEWLYRAAMDFDILTLHPDYFSLGQALERRLYELARKHCGDKAWWEISLPLLLEKTGSSQTLRRFKQEIKEIVERDPLPDYRMFLDESVKPNKLVIMTRDNAKLVCEANKAGKLSWVSYFLQKKLA, encoded by the coding sequence GTGGTGCTTGAGGCGATCCATGATTGGCCCGTTAAAGATGATGTGTCCTCAATGGAGTACCCCATCTTCTCCCTGTCAAAGAACCGCGACACGCGCATCCGCGTCTATTCGCGTGCAGGCCGGAGCATTCGCATCATCCCGTCCGCTGTGGGCGCGGCTACAGTCTTCGACAAAGACATCCTGATCTACTGCATCAGCCAGATCGTGCGAGGGCACGATGCTGGCATCAAGGTTTCGCGCCGTGTCCGCGTGGACGTGTACCCGTTTCTGCTGGGAACGCGCCGCAGCACCGGAGGCGCGGCCTACGAGCGCGTGGTGGACATGTGCCGGCGCTTGAAGGGCACCACCATTGAAACGAACGTCAAGACGAACGAGAAGGAACAGCTCGAAGGCTTCGGCTTGATCGAAGACTACCGCGTGACGACCTGGACGAAGAACGGCAAGGGCGCGCTGGAGTTGGAACTGACAATTTCTGAATGGCTCTACCGGGCCGCAATGGACTTCGACATCCTCACGCTACACCCCGACTACTTCAGCCTTGGCCAAGCCCTGGAACGCCGCTTGTACGAGCTGGCCCGCAAGCACTGCGGCGATAAGGCATGGTGGGAAATCAGCTTGCCGTTGCTGCTGGAGAAAACGGGCAGCTCGCAGACCTTGCGCCGCTTCAAGCAGGAGATCAAGGAAATCGTGGAGCGCGACCCATTGCCCGACTACCGGATGTTCCTCGACGAGTCCGTGAAGCCCAACAAGCTGGTCATCATGACCCGCGATAACGCCAAACTGGTATGCGAGGCCAACAAGGCCGGCAAGCTGTCCTGGGTGTCCTACTTCTTGCAAAAAAAGCTGGCCTGA
- a CDS encoding addiction module antidote protein, which translates to MKDRSHDEAMAELFKEDPAFAAEYLNQLLLDGEPADLLVALRQMAQARGGVRAIAKETELNANQLYRTLSPQGNPELRSLSAVLKALGLRLAVQPVGQHHATA; encoded by the coding sequence ATGAAGGATCGAAGCCACGACGAAGCAATGGCCGAACTGTTCAAGGAAGACCCGGCTTTTGCGGCCGAGTACCTAAACCAGCTTCTCCTGGATGGAGAACCGGCCGATCTACTGGTGGCGCTGCGCCAGATGGCTCAAGCGCGCGGTGGCGTGCGCGCTATCGCCAAAGAAACCGAGCTGAATGCCAACCAGCTCTACCGCACGCTGTCGCCCCAGGGCAACCCGGAGCTGCGCAGCCTGTCTGCCGTGCTCAAGGCGCTGGGCCTGCGCTTGGCGGTGCAGCCAGTCGGCCAGCACCATGCCACGGCATGA
- a CDS encoding type II toxin-antitoxin system RelE/ParE family toxin, producing the protein MDMFTVRHYITEDEHDPFQEWLKKLRDPIAKGQVVRRVGRIEAGNFGDHKPCREGVWELRIDQGPGYRVYYAMAGAVVVLLLCGGDKGTQDADIERAIGFWKDWQRRSA; encoded by the coding sequence ATGGACATGTTCACCGTTCGGCACTACATCACCGAGGACGAGCACGACCCGTTTCAAGAGTGGCTGAAGAAGCTGCGCGACCCGATTGCAAAAGGCCAGGTGGTCAGGCGCGTGGGCCGCATTGAGGCGGGGAACTTTGGCGATCACAAGCCCTGCCGCGAAGGTGTGTGGGAGCTGCGAATCGACCAAGGCCCCGGCTACCGCGTCTATTACGCGATGGCGGGCGCGGTGGTAGTTCTACTGCTATGCGGCGGTGACAAAGGCACCCAGGACGCCGACATCGAGCGCGCGATTGGGTTTTGGAAAGACTGGCAACGGAGGTCAGCATGA
- a CDS encoding TrfB-related DNA-binding protein → MRLKRLTPQAFDRAAADTRMGDQAREMARAVLVDGRAQVDVATEYGMSKQRVSGAVATIERAYKKTTTPGVSSIRVELDLPETLALELAALAEAMKGCDDAARCAEALDKATNAVRKAAKLLVAAP, encoded by the coding sequence ATGAGACTGAAACGCCTTACCCCGCAAGCCTTTGACCGCGCTGCCGCCGACACCCGCATGGGCGACCAAGCCCGTGAAATGGCGCGCGCCGTGTTGGTGGATGGACGCGCCCAAGTGGACGTGGCCACCGAGTACGGTATGAGCAAGCAACGTGTCAGCGGAGCCGTGGCCACTATCGAGCGGGCATACAAGAAAACTACGACGCCGGGCGTGAGTTCCATTCGCGTGGAGCTGGATCTTCCTGAAACCTTGGCCTTGGAGCTGGCCGCCTTGGCCGAGGCAATGAAAGGGTGCGACGACGCGGCCAGATGCGCCGAGGCGCTGGATAAGGCCACGAACGCCGTGCGCAAGGCCGCCAAGTTATTGGTGGCCGCGCCATGA